In Nitrospirota bacterium, the DNA window GGAGGGATAAGATTAAAATGGAATTATATTGCAGGGCTTATTCTCACAGCTGCCGCAGTTTTTTATAAATTTGTATGGTTAGTCCCGTACAGGAGAGCCAGGGTAATGATTTTCTGGGACCCGTGGAAGGATGCGCTCGGCAAGGGGTTTCAGCTTTCGCAATCGTTTCTTTCATTCGGCATGGGAGGGGTTACCGGTGTTGGTCCCGGGGCAAGTAAGCAGAAACTGTTTTACCTGCCTGAACTCCATACGGACTTTATCTTTTCTCTTATCGGGGAGGAATGGGGACTGATTGGCGTATCTTGCATACTCGGTCTTTTTATCTGGTTTTTTCTAAAAGGTACAAAGATAGCCGAGCGGACAGAAGATCCTTTTGGATATTATTTGGCAATGGGACTAACCTTAATGATAGTGAGTCAGGCGCTGATTAATTTTGCCGTGGCAATAGGTCTTATGCCTACAAAGGGGCTTCCGCTGCCTTTTATAAGTTATGGAGGTTCGGCGCTTCTTGTAAATATGATGGCTGTCGGAGTGCTGATAAGCATACAACGGTCAGTAAACTCTAAAGGATGGACCGGGGAGAGGGGGAGATACACACAGTAGGAGATGAAAATAGTGATTGCAGGGGGCGGCACAGGAGGGCATGTTTTTCCGGGCATTGCAGTTGCGAGGGCCTTTAAAGAAATACAGGATAATACAGAGGTGGTTTTTATAGGCACTGCGCATGGAATAGAGTCAAGCATAGTCCCTAAGGAGGGTTTTGACATAAGATTAATAAGGGCGGAAGGCATTGCAGGCATGAACATATTCAGGGCTGCCGGCGCTGCATCTAAGATCCCGCTGTCGCTGAAGGATTCTTATGCAGTTCTTAAAGAGATTAGGCCTGATATGGTACTGGGAGTCGGAGGCTACTGCTCAGGGGCGGCGGTCTTAACTGCAGTCATGATGGGCATACCTACAATGATACATGAGCAGAACTCAGCGCCGGGAATTACGAACAGAATGCTTGGCAGATTCGTTGATACAGTCACCGCAACTTACCAGGAGTCTCTCGGGTTCTTTCCGAAAGATAAGACATATCTTACAGGCAATCCCATAAGGCAGGAGATACTTAAAGGAGACAGGGAAAGGGGCTATAAGTTTTTCAGCCTTGATAAAGGGCTTTTTACGGTGTTTGTCTTTGGAGGCAGCAGGGGCGCAAGCAGCATCAACCGTGCGGTAAGCGAGGCGCTGGTATATCTTGACGGGTTTAAAGATAAAATTCAATTTTTGCACCAGACCGGTGAAAGAGATTTTAACGGCGTGCGTGATTTCTATCGTACGAGGGGCTTTAAAGGGACTGTTATCCCCTTTGCGCATAATATGGCAGATGCATATGCAGCGGCTGATCTTGTGATATCAAGGGCAGGCGCAACAACACTTGCCGAACTTACGGCATGCGGAAAGGCGGCCATCCTTATTCCATATCCCTATGCGGCCAATAACCATCAGGAGCATAACGCAAGAAAATTATGGGATATGGGCGCTGCACAGATGATTCTTGACAAGGAGCTTAACGGCAAGTCTCTTTCTGAACTGATAAAACACCTGTTTGAAAATCCGGACGCCATAGGCGAGATGGAGCGTGTAAGCAGAACGCTCGGAAGGGCTGATGCTGCGCAGAAGATTATTGAACTCGCAATGGGATTGGTAAGGAAAAGACAGTAAACAGTGAACAGTAAACAGTAAACAGTGAAAGGGGATTAGATGTAGTGTATAAAAAATTTGAGACAGTGTATTTTGTGGGCATAGGCGGCATTGGAATGAGCGGCATTGCTGAGGTCCTTAAGAACCTCGGCTATAAGGTCAGGGGCTCGGATGTAAAGGAATCAGAGACCATAAGGAGGTTAAGGACGTTGGGCATTGATGTAGCCATAGGGCATAAGGCTGAAAATGTCTCCGGGGCTCATGTTGTTGTCATGTCTTCAGCAGTTTCGCAGGATAACCCGGAAGTGTTGTCTGCAAAAAAACAGTCAATCCCGGTCATACCGAGGGCCGAGATGCTTGCCGAGATTGCAAGGCTCAAGCAAAGTGTGCTGATTGCAGGAGCGCACGGAAAGACCACAACCACATCCCTGATAGCAAGCGTGCTTGCCGCAGGCGGGCTGGACCCGACAGTTGTGATAGGAGGCAAGCTGAAAGGCATTGGAAGCAATGCAAAACTCGGACAGGGAGAATTTCTTGTTGCAGAGGCGGATGAAAGCGACGGGTCCTTTCTTAAGCTCTCGCCGACGGTTGCTGTAGTTACAAATATTGATAAAGAGCACATGGATTTCTTCAAAAATATTGATGAATTAAAATCAGCCTTTCTCGCATTTATAAATAAGGTGCCGTTTTACGGAGTTTCAATCCTCTGCCTGGACAACGAATACATAAGGGAAATTTTGCCCGGCGTTCAGAGGAGTTGCCGCACTTACGGCATAAATGAGCAGGCAGACTTTACTGGCAGGAATATAAGAATGGAGGGATTGAGGACAAAATTTGAGGCGGTTTTCAGGGGTGTGTCCCTCGGCAGTTTTACTGTCCCGCTTCCCGGCATTCACAACATTTGCAACAGCCTTGCCGCTATTGCAGTGGCAAGTGAACTTGGGCTTGAGATGAATAAGGTAAGAAAGTCGCTTGGGAACTTCAGCGGCGTGCAGAGACGGTTTGAATTTAAGGGCGAGGCCTCCGGAATAAGGGTGTTTGACGACTACGGACATCACCCTACGGAAATAATGGCAACGCTCAGGGCAGCGAAGGAGGCAATAAGTCAGACTCCAAATTCAGGCAGGCTTGTGGTCCTTTTCCAGCCGCACAGATATACAAGGACAAGGGATATGCTGAATGAATTTTGCAGGGCCTTTAAAGATGCGGACAAGGCAGTGCTGATGGATATTTACGCTGCAGGCGAGAAGCCGCTGAACGGCATAAACTCGGAATTTTTATTTAAGGGCATAAAGGCGGCGGGCAGTGACATTGAATACATAAAAGACAGGGCTGAGATTGCAGGTTATCTTGCAAGCACGCTGAAGGCAGGAGACATGCTGCTTACGCTTGGCGCAGGGGATGTATGGAAGATTGGGGAAGAGTTTTTAAAATTAAAAGCAACAATTAACAATTAACAATTAACAATGATGGAAGCATTAACAGAATTTAATAAGGCGCTTGAAAGGGTGAATTTTAAAGGCACAGTCAAATTTGGCGAGCCTATGTCGGCGCATACGTCTTTAAGAATAGGAGGCGCGGCTGATGTTTTGGCGTTTCCTGAGGATGTTTTGTCATTGAAAAACCTTCTCGTTGCCGCAAAGGCGCAGAAACTGCCTGTTTTTATGCTCGGAGCAGGGACAAACCTGCTTGTGAGGGATGGCGGGATTGAGGGCATAGTAGTTTTCATGGAGGCATTTAAGAGAATTGAAGTCATTCAGGATGAAGGCGGGAAGGTGAGGCTTTTTGTTGAGGCAGGCGTACCGCTTCCGGCTCTGATAAATTTCACGGGTAATAAAGGTTATTCAGGCATTGAAGCGCTTGCCGGCATTCCAGGAAGCGTTGGCGGAGCCGTTTATATGAATGCAGGCTCCTTTGGCGCTGAAATCAAGGATGTTATTGAGGCAGTCACGGTAATGGATATGAACGGGAAGATTACAGTATTAAGAAAAGATAAACTGAAATTTTCCTACAGGAGTTCAAATATCTCTGATGATGTGGTAATCCTGAGCGCAAATATTGCGCTTAAAAAAGACAATCCGGAGGCTGTGACAGGACGCATAAGGGAATTTTTGAAAAAGAAAAAACTGACACAGCCCCTCGGTGAACGCTCTGCAGGATGCGTCTTTAAAAACCCCGGCGGCGACTCTGCCGGAAGGCTGATAGATGCAGCCGGATGCAAGGGGTTGAAGACAGGTGGGGTAGAGGTGAGCATGCTCCATGCCAATTATTTTATTAACAGGGACAGGGCTTCATGCGGGGATTTTATTAAGCTTATGGAGATTGTTAAAAAAAAAGTCAGGGAGCACACCGGCAATATGCTTGAGCCTGAGATAAAAATTATAGGCAAGGAGGATTAAACCTAAATTGAGTGATTCTTTTTTTGTCATTCTGGCTTGTCCAGAATCGTTCATTGTTTTAAGAAGGATTCCCGACAAGCGGGAATGACACTTGTGAGGTGATTACATTTATGACCGGAGAACTTGTTACAACAAAAAAAATCGGCATTCTGATGGGAGGACTTTCATCAGAAAGGGATATTTCCGTAAGGAGCGGGCTTGCGGTATATCAGGCACTGCAGGAGCTTGGCTACAATTCAGTCCCTATTGATACAAACAAAGACATTGTCAATACGCTTAAGAAGGAAAAGGTGAAGCTTGTCTTTCTTGCGCTTCACGGCGGCATAGGAGAAAACGGGGCAATACAGGGGATGCTTGAGGTCATGGGCATTCCTTATACAGGCTCAGGAATTATGGCATCCGCTATTGCAATGGATAAAGAGGCTTCAAAGAAAATATTCTCATATCACGGACTGCCGGTTCCGCCGTTTAAGACAGTTACAAGTTACAAGTCACAAGTTACAGGTAAAAGAAAAGGTGTGTCACAAGCTGATGATTATTTTTCACTGATAGATTTTCCACTGCCGTGGGTTGTAAAGCCTGTAGAAGAAGGCTCAAGCGTAGGGATAAGCATGGTAAAAGATGAGAACAGCCTGACGGGCGCTCTTGATAAGGCATTTCAGCTTGGCAAACGCGCAATAATTGAAAAATTTATAAAAGGCCCGGAAGTCCATATAGGGATACTCGGAAGCAGGGTTTTGGGTGGAGTTGAGGTAAAGCCTTCGCTGGAATTCTATAACTATGAGGCTAAATATACATCAGGTCTGACTGAATATATAATCCCGCCGGGTATTGATGAGGCAATATTTGAGAAGGCTAAGGACACTGCGCTTAAGGCGCATACGGCGCTCCGCTGTTCCGGAGCCACGAGGGTTGATTTAAAAATAGATGCTCAGGGAATTCCGTATGTCCTTGAGGTAAACACCCTGCCGGGTATGACCGGCACGAGCCTGCTTCCAAAGATAGCGCAGTCGGCAGGTATGAGTTTTAAAGATTTAATAGAGGAGATAATCAGGATTGCAGTTAAAGAGGCTAAAGAATAAGGGCGGCAAGTCGGCTTACCGCCGCGGCGAGAAACTGCTGGTGTATTTCAAGCGGGGGGGGATAGCCGTGTCCCTGATTGCCTTTATTGCAGTTATTGTATTTACAATAAGGTTATCAACCGGCGTATTCCCGGTAAGAAATATTATTGTCACAGGCAATGAAAACATTGAGGAGACTGATATTAGGGATGCAATGACTTCTGAAACTGCAAAGGGACTGTTAAGGGTTTCTCTTAAGGATATTGACCGGACGCTCAGGACACAGCCATGGGTCAAAGAGGTGTCTTTAAGAAAACAGTATCCGGACACCCTGATGGTCAGTATTGAAGAGACAACGGCAAAGGCAATTCTTAATTTCAACGGCAGCCTGTATCTCATGGACGGGAGAGGGAATATATTGGAGACAATTAAAGAGGAAAAGACTCCGTTTCTTCCGGTGATTACAGGTATAGATTACAGAAACAGCAAGGCAGACGTAGTTGAGTCCCTGAGGCTGATAGATGCGCTTTCTGAGGAGGGATTTCTTTCAGACAAAGATTCAATTGAAATTACCTTAAAACCTTACGGTCTTTCTATGAATATGGACGGTGAGATTTTTAAGGTCGGCTATGGAAATTATGACGACAAACTTAAAAGGTGGAAAGACCTTGAGGCAGAGATTATAAAAAGGGGCATAACTATGGAATATGTTGACCTGAGGTTTTCAGGCAGGGTAATAGTTCAGCCTGTTAAACAGGAGAGCAGTCTGCCGACAAGGAGGGATAAAAAGAGATGAGAAAGGGAGATCTCATAGCAGGACTTGATGCCGGTTCAACAAAGATATGCGTTGTTGTGGGAGAGATTAAAGAAAACGGCGTAGATATTATCGGCATCGGCGAGGTCCCTTCAGCCGGGATAAAAAAGGGCGTTGTCGTTGATATTGAGAACGCAGCGCAGGCAATAAGCAAGGCCGTGCAGGAGGCCGAGGCTATGACAGGCGTTGAAATAAAGGCAGTATACGCGGGAATAGCTGAGAGCC includes these proteins:
- the ftsW gene encoding putative lipid II flippase FtsW, producing the protein MKKTHSILIPVGILIFVGLLMVFSSTGLISKEKYGNGYHYLWMHLFTVVIGLAAMLFLAQLDYRKLNNRWVIIILLAVSLGLLILVFVQGIGVKAGGAKRWIKLWPSTFQPSELVKFTTVLSLAYYIEKYASKMKSLIYGLIIPLTVVGVFQLIIYKQPDFGAIISLSIITITLLFIGGIRLKWNYIAGLILTAAAVFYKFVWLVPYRRARVMIFWDPWKDALGKGFQLSQSFLSFGMGGVTGVGPGASKQKLFYLPELHTDFIFSLIGEEWGLIGVSCILGLFIWFFLKGTKIAERTEDPFGYYLAMGLTLMIVSQALINFAVAIGLMPTKGLPLPFISYGGSALLVNMMAVGVLISIQRSVNSKGWTGERGRYTQ
- the murG gene encoding undecaprenyldiphospho-muramoylpentapeptide beta-N-acetylglucosaminyltransferase — protein: MKIVIAGGGTGGHVFPGIAVARAFKEIQDNTEVVFIGTAHGIESSIVPKEGFDIRLIRAEGIAGMNIFRAAGAASKIPLSLKDSYAVLKEIRPDMVLGVGGYCSGAAVLTAVMMGIPTMIHEQNSAPGITNRMLGRFVDTVTATYQESLGFFPKDKTYLTGNPIRQEILKGDRERGYKFFSLDKGLFTVFVFGGSRGASSINRAVSEALVYLDGFKDKIQFLHQTGERDFNGVRDFYRTRGFKGTVIPFAHNMADAYAAADLVISRAGATTLAELTACGKAAILIPYPYAANNHQEHNARKLWDMGAAQMILDKELNGKSLSELIKHLFENPDAIGEMERVSRTLGRADAAQKIIELAMGLVRKRQ
- the murB gene encoding UDP-N-acetylmuramate dehydrogenase, whose translation is MMEALTEFNKALERVNFKGTVKFGEPMSAHTSLRIGGAADVLAFPEDVLSLKNLLVAAKAQKLPVFMLGAGTNLLVRDGGIEGIVVFMEAFKRIEVIQDEGGKVRLFVEAGVPLPALINFTGNKGYSGIEALAGIPGSVGGAVYMNAGSFGAEIKDVIEAVTVMDMNGKITVLRKDKLKFSYRSSNISDDVVILSANIALKKDNPEAVTGRIREFLKKKKLTQPLGERSAGCVFKNPGGDSAGRLIDAAGCKGLKTGGVEVSMLHANYFINRDRASCGDFIKLMEIVKKKVREHTGNMLEPEIKIIGKED
- a CDS encoding D-alanine--D-alanine ligase, whose translation is MTGELVTTKKIGILMGGLSSERDISVRSGLAVYQALQELGYNSVPIDTNKDIVNTLKKEKVKLVFLALHGGIGENGAIQGMLEVMGIPYTGSGIMASAIAMDKEASKKIFSYHGLPVPPFKTVTSYKSQVTGKRKGVSQADDYFSLIDFPLPWVVKPVEEGSSVGISMVKDENSLTGALDKAFQLGKRAIIEKFIKGPEVHIGILGSRVLGGVEVKPSLEFYNYEAKYTSGLTEYIIPPGIDEAIFEKAKDTALKAHTALRCSGATRVDLKIDAQGIPYVLEVNTLPGMTGTSLLPKIAQSAGMSFKDLIEEIIRIAVKEAKE
- a CDS encoding UDP-N-acetylmuramate--L-alanine ligase translates to MYKKFETVYFVGIGGIGMSGIAEVLKNLGYKVRGSDVKESETIRRLRTLGIDVAIGHKAENVSGAHVVVMSSAVSQDNPEVLSAKKQSIPVIPRAEMLAEIARLKQSVLIAGAHGKTTTTSLIASVLAAGGLDPTVVIGGKLKGIGSNAKLGQGEFLVAEADESDGSFLKLSPTVAVVTNIDKEHMDFFKNIDELKSAFLAFINKVPFYGVSILCLDNEYIREILPGVQRSCRTYGINEQADFTGRNIRMEGLRTKFEAVFRGVSLGSFTVPLPGIHNICNSLAAIAVASELGLEMNKVRKSLGNFSGVQRRFEFKGEASGIRVFDDYGHHPTEIMATLRAAKEAISQTPNSGRLVVLFQPHRYTRTRDMLNEFCRAFKDADKAVLMDIYAAGEKPLNGINSEFLFKGIKAAGSDIEYIKDRAEIAGYLASTLKAGDMLLTLGAGDVWKIGEEFLKLKATINN
- a CDS encoding FtsQ-type POTRA domain-containing protein, which encodes MQLKRLKNKGGKSAYRRGEKLLVYFKRGGIAVSLIAFIAVIVFTIRLSTGVFPVRNIIVTGNENIEETDIRDAMTSETAKGLLRVSLKDIDRTLRTQPWVKEVSLRKQYPDTLMVSIEETTAKAILNFNGSLYLMDGRGNILETIKEEKTPFLPVITGIDYRNSKADVVESLRLIDALSEEGFLSDKDSIEITLKPYGLSMNMDGEIFKVGYGNYDDKLKRWKDLEAEIIKRGITMEYVDLRFSGRVIVQPVKQESSLPTRRDKKR